From the genome of Cedecea lapagei, one region includes:
- a CDS encoding YbdD/YjiX family protein, translating to MFDNLAKAGKYLGQAAKLMIGVPDYDNYVQHMRQTHPEQTPMTYEEFFRERQDARYGGKGGARCC from the coding sequence ATGTTCGATAATCTAGCTAAAGCCGGTAAATACCTCGGCCAGGCCGCAAAACTGATGATCGGCGTACCCGACTATGACAACTACGTGCAGCATATGCGTCAGACTCACCCGGAGCAGACGCCGATGACCTATGAAGAGTTTTTCCGCGAGCGTCAGGATGCGCGCTACGGGGGCAAAGGCGGCGCACGTTGCTGTTAG
- the ivbL gene encoding ilvB operon leader peptide IvbL, with the protein MTHSLQTSTLLVTALPAAVVVVRVVVVVGNAP; encoded by the coding sequence ATGACCCATTCCCTGCAGACTTCGACCCTACTAGTTACCGCGCTACCAGCCGCGGTGGTCGTCGTGCGTGTGGTGGTGGTCGTCGGCAATGCGCCGTAG